The following coding sequences lie in one Steroidobacter denitrificans genomic window:
- the pmbA gene encoding metalloprotease PmbA: MTHSISTPVAADSSAPLARQELQDIVAMAIEEARSLGASQAEVAVSVNAGLSVTARFGAVETLEYQRDRGMSVTVYRGMRRGSASTGDLKRQAVRDAVAKAFSIAGFTAEDDCAGLPDPDSLAKDIPDLDLCHPWAISPDAAREMAVACEAAALAADQRIGNSEGATLASHQGLRVFGNSLGFIGDYASTLHSLSCMVVAQEHGEMQRDYWYSSVRDWRALEDGESIGRHAAQRALRRLGARKLATQTAPVLFVPEMARGLFGHFLGAVRGSSQYRRSSFLLDSAGQQIFPSWMHISERPHLPGALGSAPFDAEGVATRDRELIDAGVLTGYILSTYSARKLGLKTTGNAGGVHNLLVRGGQDGFEVLLRRMGRGLVVTELMGQGVNGVTGDYSRGAAGFWVENGELAYPVHEITIAGNLKEMYRGIVAVGGDVDERGGIRTGSVLLERMTIAGE, translated from the coding sequence ATGACTCACTCAATCTCTACACCCGTCGCCGCCGATTCATCGGCTCCGCTTGCACGCCAGGAACTCCAGGATATCGTGGCGATGGCCATCGAGGAGGCCCGCAGCCTGGGCGCCTCGCAGGCGGAGGTCGCTGTCAGTGTGAATGCGGGACTGTCCGTGACCGCGCGCTTCGGGGCGGTCGAAACCCTGGAGTATCAACGCGATCGCGGCATGAGCGTGACGGTTTACCGCGGCATGCGCCGCGGCTCCGCCAGCACCGGCGATCTGAAGCGGCAGGCTGTGCGCGATGCCGTCGCGAAAGCGTTCAGTATTGCGGGATTTACCGCCGAGGACGACTGCGCGGGTCTACCCGATCCGGACTCCCTGGCCAAGGATATTCCCGATCTCGACCTATGCCATCCCTGGGCGATCAGCCCGGATGCGGCCCGGGAGATGGCCGTGGCTTGTGAGGCAGCCGCGCTGGCCGCCGACCAGCGTATCGGCAACTCCGAGGGCGCCACCTTGGCCAGTCATCAGGGGCTGCGTGTGTTCGGCAATTCGCTCGGATTTATCGGCGATTATGCCAGCACCCTGCATAGCCTGAGCTGCATGGTCGTGGCGCAGGAGCATGGCGAGATGCAGCGCGATTACTGGTACAGCTCCGTGCGCGATTGGCGTGCGCTGGAAGATGGAGAAAGCATCGGCCGGCACGCCGCACAGCGTGCCTTGCGGCGCCTGGGCGCCCGCAAGCTCGCGACACAGACTGCGCCGGTGCTCTTTGTTCCGGAAATGGCGCGCGGGCTGTTCGGACATTTCCTGGGGGCGGTACGCGGCAGCAGCCAATACCGCCGTTCCTCCTTTCTGCTGGACAGCGCGGGCCAGCAGATCTTTCCCTCCTGGATGCATATCAGCGAACGTCCGCATCTGCCCGGCGCACTGGGCAGCGCGCCGTTCGATGCGGAGGGTGTGGCTACCCGCGATCGCGAATTGATCGACGCAGGCGTCCTGACGGGTTACATCCTGAGCACCTATTCCGCACGCAAACTCGGCTTGAAAACCACCGGCAATGCCGGCGGCGTTCATAATCTGCTCGTTCGCGGCGGCCAGGACGGCTTCGAAGTCCTGCTGCGTCGGATGGGGCGTGGCCTGGTCGTCACGGAGTTGATGGGGCAGGGTGTCAACGGCGTGACCGGTGATTATTCGCGTGGCGCCGCAGGCTTCTGGGTGGAGAATGGTGAACTCGCCTATCCGGTTCATGAAATAACGATAGCGGGCAATCTCAAGGAGATGTATCGCGGCATCGTTGCGGTGGGCGGCGATGTGGACGAGCGCGGCGGCATCCGCACCGGCTCCGTACTACTGGAGCGGATGACGATCGCCGGGGAATAA
- a CDS encoding YihY/virulence factor BrkB family protein — MIALLLSRLERWLFEPPESLIGTPLGMLMRILRYPYALVRDILRGDLTLRAMSLVYTTLLSIVPLIALSFSVLKGLGYHRELEPVLYRFLEPLGDRAAELTTQVIGFVDNVRGGVLGSIGLVFLLYTVISMIQKVEESFNFVWRVEQPRSFGRRFSEYLSVMVIGPAVIVAALGLIATLANTTALQAISLHEPFGTIAVNLGRLLPYLLVTGVFTFMYAFVPNTKVRLPAALIGGIFAGVAWAAGGVVFASFITESTRTMVIYAGFAIVIVALIWIYVSWLILLVGAQLAFYVQNPQYLRPGRGEIRLSSSLRERVALSIMYLVVGDYRKAQQRWSINELAEHLDLPGAALGPIVTALEHAGLLLLAEDDTWVPARDPDFIELVDVLKAVRHDDAGPRLGRVRDIAPAVEIANKAEAAMHDSLEGRTVKELTRQKQQQ; from the coding sequence ATGATCGCATTGCTCCTGTCACGTCTGGAACGCTGGCTGTTCGAGCCGCCGGAATCCTTGATCGGCACGCCGCTGGGGATGCTGATGCGGATCCTGCGTTATCCCTATGCACTGGTGCGCGACATCCTGCGCGGCGATCTCACGCTGCGCGCCATGAGCCTGGTGTACACCACGCTGCTATCGATCGTGCCGCTGATCGCGCTGTCATTCTCGGTCTTGAAAGGGTTGGGCTATCACCGCGAGCTGGAGCCGGTGCTGTACAGATTCCTGGAGCCGCTCGGAGACCGCGCCGCCGAGCTGACGACCCAGGTGATCGGCTTCGTGGACAATGTACGCGGCGGCGTGCTGGGCTCGATCGGCCTGGTATTTCTGCTGTACACCGTGATCTCGATGATCCAGAAGGTCGAGGAAAGTTTCAATTTCGTCTGGCGCGTCGAACAGCCGCGCAGCTTCGGCAGGCGCTTCAGCGAATATCTGAGCGTCATGGTCATCGGGCCGGCAGTCATCGTCGCGGCACTGGGCCTGATAGCCACGCTGGCCAATACCACGGCGTTGCAAGCCATTTCGCTGCATGAACCGTTCGGCACGATCGCCGTCAATCTCGGCAGGCTGCTGCCCTACCTGCTGGTCACCGGAGTGTTCACATTCATGTACGCCTTCGTGCCCAACACGAAGGTACGTCTGCCCGCGGCTCTGATCGGCGGCATCTTCGCGGGTGTGGCCTGGGCCGCGGGTGGGGTCGTGTTCGCCTCGTTCATCACCGAAAGCACACGCACCATGGTGATCTACGCGGGCTTCGCCATCGTGATCGTCGCTTTGATCTGGATCTATGTATCCTGGTTGATTCTTCTCGTCGGCGCGCAGCTCGCGTTCTATGTACAGAATCCGCAGTATCTTCGTCCCGGACGCGGGGAAATCCGCTTGAGCTCGAGCCTGCGCGAGCGAGTAGCGCTATCCATCATGTACCTGGTCGTGGGCGACTACCGGAAGGCGCAACAGCGCTGGAGTATCAACGAGCTGGCCGAACACCTGGACCTGCCGGGCGCGGCGCTGGGTCCGATCGTCACTGCGCTGGAGCATGCCGGTCTGTTGCTGCTGGCGGAGGACGATACCTGGGTACCGGCGCGCGACCCGGACTTCATCGAACTGGTCGATGTACTCAAGGCGGTGCGCCATGATGACGCCGGACCGCGCCTGGGCCGCGTACGCGATATCGCTCCCGCCGTCGAAATCGCGAACAAGGCCGAAGCGGCCATGCACGACAGCCTGGAGGGACGCACGGTGAAAGAGCTCACGCGGCAGAAACAGCAGCAATAG
- a CDS encoding sensor histidine kinase, with translation MSRTITLIYFIFGATWVFITDRLLTRLDIPVADRLQWQTLKGWIYVLISTALLYLLLRRQQRRDAASMAALMQSQEEVQRMNSDLEQHARRLELANREAESFAYAVSHDLRAPLRGMFGFSQILLDSAADGLDEQTLHYLRRIHDAGQRMSCLIDDLLNLSRISRSALERRPVDLTGLAADVAASMQERYPDRPVQVRIAGDMHVHGDLRLLRIAIDNLLNNAWKYTGRESHPEIEVGVQRTSAGAVYFVRDNGVGFDMNYAEMLFSPFQRLHAEAEFPGNGIGLATVQRILSLHGGRIWAEAQPGRGATFYFTLEP, from the coding sequence ATGTCCCGAACGATTACGCTCATCTATTTCATCTTTGGCGCTACCTGGGTCTTCATCACTGACAGATTGCTGACCCGGCTCGATATCCCGGTCGCCGACCGGCTGCAATGGCAGACCTTGAAGGGGTGGATATATGTGCTGATATCGACCGCTTTGCTGTATCTGCTGTTGCGGCGTCAGCAACGTCGTGACGCCGCCAGCATGGCCGCACTGATGCAGTCCCAGGAGGAAGTGCAACGCATGAACTCCGATCTCGAACAGCACGCTCGCCGGCTGGAACTGGCCAACCGCGAGGCGGAGTCCTTCGCCTACGCCGTATCGCACGATCTGCGCGCTCCTCTGCGCGGCATGTTCGGCTTCAGCCAGATACTGCTGGACAGCGCGGCAGACGGGCTGGACGAACAGACGCTGCACTATCTGCGGCGCATCCACGATGCCGGCCAGCGCATGTCCTGTCTCATCGATGACTTGCTGAACCTCTCGCGCATCAGCCGCAGCGCGCTCGAACGCAGACCGGTCGACCTCACCGGCCTCGCCGCCGACGTGGCCGCCTCGATGCAGGAACGCTACCCGGATCGCCCGGTGCAAGTGCGCATCGCCGGCGACATGCACGTTCATGGCGATCTGCGGCTGCTGCGCATCGCAATCGACAACTTGTTGAACAATGCCTGGAAGTACACGGGCCGCGAAAGCCATCCGGAGATCGAGGTCGGCGTGCAACGGACATCCGCGGGAGCCGTCTATTTCGTGCGTGACAACGGTGTCGGATTCGACATGAACTACGCTGAAATGCTGTTTTCGCCATTTCAGCGCTTGCACGCCGAAGCGGAATTCCCCGGTAATGGCATCGGCCTGGCCACGGTACAGCGCATCCTCAGCCTGCATGGCGGGCGCATCTGGGCCGAAGCCCAGCCCGGGCGGGGCGCCACATTCTATTTCACGCTGGAGCCCTAG
- a CDS encoding phosphoribosylaminoimidazolesuccinocarboxamide synthase, whose translation MSASQPSPPMLESNVSGLTRIHQGKVRDIYGIDDRHMLIVTTDRLSAFDVIMPDPIPGKGSMLTRISYFWFDKTRHIVPNHLAEMPLAQAVPDTNERAALADRSMIVKRLRALPIEAVVRGYLIGSGWRDYQETGAVCGITLPAGLRQADRLDTPIFTPATKAAMGDHDENISYERLIELIGGQLAEQVRATALALYGFAAEHALARGIIIADTKFEFGLDEGGRLTLIDEVLTPDSSRFWPVDTYRPGSSPPSFDKQFVRDYLETLDWDKRAPGPRLPADIIEKTARKYQEALRRLMSAAIPAAKSS comes from the coding sequence ATGTCCGCTTCCCAGCCCTCCCCGCCCATGCTCGAGTCGAACGTCTCCGGGCTGACTCGGATTCATCAGGGAAAAGTTCGCGATATCTACGGCATCGACGATCGGCACATGCTCATCGTCACGACGGACCGCCTGAGCGCCTTCGACGTCATCATGCCCGATCCCATCCCGGGTAAAGGCAGCATGCTGACCCGTATTTCGTATTTCTGGTTCGACAAGACCCGCCATATCGTTCCGAACCATCTGGCCGAAATGCCTCTGGCCCAGGCCGTGCCGGATACGAATGAACGTGCTGCGCTGGCCGATCGCAGCATGATCGTCAAGCGCCTGCGCGCGCTGCCGATCGAGGCCGTGGTGCGCGGTTACCTGATCGGTTCAGGATGGCGAGACTACCAGGAGACCGGGGCGGTCTGCGGTATCACCCTGCCCGCCGGGCTGCGTCAGGCTGACCGGCTGGATACGCCCATTTTCACGCCGGCGACCAAGGCCGCGATGGGCGATCACGACGAAAACATCAGTTATGAACGCCTTATCGAACTCATCGGCGGCCAACTGGCCGAACAGGTCCGAGCAACCGCCCTGGCCTTGTATGGCTTTGCGGCCGAGCACGCCCTCGCCCGCGGCATCATCATTGCCGACACCAAATTCGAGTTCGGTCTGGACGAGGGCGGACGGCTGACGCTGATCGACGAGGTGTTGACGCCGGATTCTTCACGATTCTGGCCGGTGGATACCTATCGGCCCGGCAGCAGCCCGCCGAGCTTCGATAAACAGTTCGTACGCGACTACCTGGAAACCTTGGATTGGGACAAGCGTGCTCCGGGACCGCGTCTGCCCGCCGACATCATCGAAAAAACCGCGCGGAAGTATCAAGAGGCGCTGCGCCGCCTGATGAGCGCCGCGATACCTGCCGCAAAGTCCAGCTGA
- the djlA gene encoding co-chaperone DjlA: MGALIGVAAGGPLGALFGAFIGHLVDTQAETGWRGARAADEADHAHAPQIQETFFTATFQVMGHVAKADGRVSEDEIRAARAVMNDFRLGEREVQRAIDLFTQGKARDFPLAAVLQRLRAACRYRPDLRRMFVQIQLQAAVLGGSLNTANRQVLTRVCAALGVSAYEMVQMEALLRMQHSTRRSDARPGVARIAAAYEVLGVKDSASDAEVTKAYRRLMSRNHPDKLVAKGLPESMMKLAEEKTRQILAAYELLRETRGMS, from the coding sequence TTGGGAGCATTGATCGGCGTTGCCGCCGGGGGACCGTTGGGCGCCTTGTTCGGCGCGTTCATCGGCCACCTGGTCGACACCCAGGCCGAAACCGGCTGGCGCGGCGCGCGGGCGGCCGATGAGGCGGATCATGCTCACGCTCCTCAGATTCAGGAGACGTTCTTCACCGCAACGTTCCAGGTGATGGGACATGTGGCCAAGGCCGACGGTCGCGTATCGGAGGACGAAATCCGTGCGGCGCGGGCCGTCATGAACGATTTTCGCCTCGGCGAGCGTGAAGTTCAGCGGGCGATCGACCTGTTCACGCAAGGCAAGGCGCGTGATTTTCCGCTGGCTGCGGTATTGCAGCGGTTGCGCGCGGCGTGCCGGTATCGCCCGGACTTGCGCCGCATGTTCGTGCAGATCCAGTTGCAGGCGGCGGTACTGGGCGGCAGCCTCAATACGGCGAATCGCCAGGTGCTCACCCGTGTCTGCGCAGCGCTGGGTGTTTCGGCGTATGAAATGGTGCAGATGGAGGCGTTGCTGCGCATGCAACACTCCACGCGTCGTTCGGATGCCCGACCCGGCGTGGCTCGCATCGCGGCCGCCTACGAAGTGCTGGGTGTGAAGGACAGTGCATCCGATGCGGAAGTCACCAAGGCGTACCGGCGCCTGATGAGCCGAAATCATCCGGACAAGCTGGTCGCCAAAGGTCTGCCGGAGTCCATGATGAAACTTGCCGAGGAAAAGACGCGGCAGATTCTCGCCGCCTATGAATTGCTACGCGAAACGAGAGGCATGTCATGA
- the rpe gene encoding ribulose-phosphate 3-epimerase, producing the protein MMEPWIAPSILSADFARLGEDVRAVLDAGADMIHFDVMDNHYVPNLTIGPLVCEALRKHGFDAPIDVHLMVKPVDRIIPDFARAGATWISFHPEASEHVDRTIELIREHGCRPGLVFNPATPLNWLDHVIDKIDMILLMSVNPGFGGQRFIPSALPKLKAARQRIQASGREIRLEIDGGVKTENIGAIAQAGADTFVAGSAIFGAADYRATIAAMRAQIAAVRAAGEVA; encoded by the coding sequence ATGATGGAGCCCTGGATTGCGCCTTCCATCTTGTCGGCCGATTTCGCCCGCTTAGGAGAAGACGTCCGCGCAGTGCTTGATGCGGGGGCCGATATGATCCATTTCGATGTCATGGACAATCACTACGTGCCGAATCTGACGATCGGTCCGCTGGTCTGTGAAGCCCTGCGCAAGCATGGGTTCGATGCGCCGATCGACGTGCATCTGATGGTCAAGCCGGTCGATCGGATCATTCCCGACTTCGCGCGCGCGGGCGCCACCTGGATCAGCTTTCATCCCGAGGCGAGCGAACATGTGGACCGGACCATCGAGCTGATCCGGGAGCATGGCTGCCGGCCGGGGCTGGTATTCAATCCCGCCACGCCGCTGAACTGGCTGGATCATGTGATCGACAAGATCGACATGATCCTGTTGATGTCCGTGAATCCAGGATTCGGCGGACAGCGCTTCATTCCCTCGGCCTTGCCCAAGCTGAAGGCGGCACGACAGCGCATCCAGGCCAGTGGGCGGGAGATACGGTTGGAAATCGACGGCGGCGTAAAAACGGAAAATATCGGTGCGATTGCTCAGGCCGGCGCTGATACGTTCGTTGCAGGATCGGCGATTTTCGGTGCTGCGGACTATCGTGCCACGATTGCGGCCATGCGTGCGCAAATCGCCGCCGTGCGGGCGGCTGGCGAGGTTGCTTGA
- the crp gene encoding cAMP-activated global transcriptional regulator CRP, giving the protein MSDIPAINRFLSYCRVRTVPSKTVVIHAGDLPDVLYYIVSGSVEVMIEDEEGNEMVLAYLNKGQFFGEMGLFYEQPTRSAWVRTRQQCELAEMTYPRFRQLAAESPGLVFELATQLATRLDRTNRKLGDLAFVDVTGRVAHAIMDLCGEPDAMTHPEGMQIKVSRQELSRLVGCSREMAGRVLKVLEDQGLLRATGKTIVVFGARPKMKSRPALATATGRAFQARGTGDDLDEED; this is encoded by the coding sequence TTGAGCGACATTCCGGCGATCAATCGATTTCTCAGCTATTGCCGTGTTCGCACGGTACCCTCCAAGACCGTCGTTATTCATGCCGGCGATCTCCCCGATGTGCTCTATTACATCGTGAGCGGCTCGGTCGAAGTCATGATCGAAGACGAGGAAGGCAACGAGATGGTGCTTGCCTACCTCAACAAGGGACAATTCTTCGGTGAAATGGGACTGTTCTACGAGCAGCCCACCCGCAGCGCCTGGGTGCGTACACGCCAGCAGTGTGAACTGGCGGAAATGACTTACCCGCGCTTTCGCCAACTGGCCGCGGAAAGCCCGGGCCTGGTGTTCGAACTGGCCACCCAGCTGGCCACCCGCCTGGATCGCACGAATCGCAAGCTAGGCGATCTGGCCTTCGTCGATGTTACCGGCCGTGTGGCTCATGCCATCATGGATCTGTGCGGAGAACCGGACGCCATGACCCATCCGGAAGGTATGCAGATCAAAGTCAGCCGCCAGGAACTGTCGCGGCTGGTCGGCTGTTCGCGCGAGATGGCCGGACGAGTCCTCAAGGTACTCGAGGATCAAGGTCTGCTGCGCGCCACGGGCAAGACGATCGTCGTGTTCGGCGCCCGTCCCAAGATGAAATCCAGGCCTGCGCTCGCCACGGCGACCGGCCGCGCGTTCCAGGCTCGCGGCACCGGAGACGACCTCGACGAGGAAGACTGA
- the coq7 gene encoding 2-polyprenyl-3-methyl-6-methoxy-1,4-benzoquinone monooxygenase — MTTSPVPATIPTGRHDDLIDRLIASLDQSLRTVFGKNVSARPYPAKGIPETMERPADRRHAAALMRVNHSGEIAAQALYQGQALVAGQAATQASLMQAAREETDHLAWCAQRIDELDGRTSLLDPLWYAGSFMIGAFAGLAGDRISLGFVAETERQVVEHLEGHLHRLPPNDARTRAIITRMSIDEEHHGDTALRTGAAPLPGVVRAMMKYSARIMTRTAYWL, encoded by the coding sequence ATGACCACTTCGCCTGTACCTGCCACGATCCCGACCGGACGGCATGATGACCTGATCGATCGCCTGATCGCCTCGCTGGACCAGTCGCTGCGCACCGTATTCGGCAAGAACGTCTCCGCCCGTCCCTACCCGGCCAAGGGTATCCCGGAAACCATGGAGCGGCCGGCCGATCGGCGCCACGCGGCCGCGCTCATGCGCGTGAATCATTCGGGCGAGATCGCCGCCCAGGCGCTGTACCAGGGACAGGCACTCGTTGCCGGTCAAGCGGCGACCCAGGCATCGCTGATGCAGGCCGCCCGGGAAGAAACGGATCATCTAGCCTGGTGCGCACAGCGGATCGATGAATTGGACGGCCGTACCAGCCTGCTCGACCCGTTGTGGTACGCAGGCTCATTCATGATCGGCGCATTCGCGGGACTCGCCGGTGACCGTATCAGCCTCGGCTTCGTCGCCGAAACCGAGCGCCAGGTCGTGGAACACCTGGAAGGCCACTTGCACCGCCTGCCTCCGAACGATGCGCGTACACGTGCCATCATCACCCGGATGAGCATCGACGAGGAGCACCATGGTGATACCGCATTGCGTACCGGTGCCGCGCCACTGCCCGGAGTTGTGCGAGCAATGATGAAATATTCCGCCCGCATCATGACCCGCACGGCATACTGGTTGTAG
- the rplM gene encoding 50S ribosomal protein L13, producing the protein MRTVFANAATVRRDWFVVDATDKTLGRLASQVATRLRGKHKAAYTPNVDTGDHIVIINAGKIRVTGRKMTDKFYHHHTGYLGNLKSTSLEKLLDKHPERAIEFAVKGMLPKNSLGRKMFKKLHVFASGEHPHAAQQPKPLEI; encoded by the coding sequence ATGAGAACCGTCTTTGCCAATGCGGCAACGGTGCGTCGCGATTGGTTTGTGGTCGACGCGACGGACAAGACCCTGGGCCGCCTGGCTTCGCAGGTCGCTACGCGTCTGCGCGGCAAGCACAAGGCCGCCTATACGCCGAATGTCGATACCGGTGATCATATAGTGATCATCAATGCGGGTAAGATCCGCGTGACCGGCCGGAAGATGACGGATAAGTTCTATCATCATCATACGGGCTATTTGGGCAATCTGAAGTCCACCAGCCTGGAGAAGCTTTTGGACAAGCATCCGGAGCGCGCGATCGAGTTCGCCGTCAAGGGAATGCTGCCCAAGAATTCCCTGGGCCGGAAGATGTTCAAGAAGCTGCACGTGTTCGCCAGCGGCGAGCATCCGCATGCAGCGCAACAGCCCAAGCCGCTCGAAATTTGA
- the rpsI gene encoding 30S ribosomal protein S9 — protein sequence MAISTNYGTGRRKTSTARVFLHKGNGDIRINDRTLDEFFGRKTARMIVRQPLEAVGMAQSFNVDVTVKGGGITGQAGAIRHGLTRALIEYDETLRKPLRDAGYVTRDAREVERKKVGFRKARRGTQFSKR from the coding sequence ATGGCGATTTCCACGAACTACGGCACCGGCCGACGCAAAACCTCCACCGCCCGTGTGTTTTTGCACAAGGGCAATGGCGACATTCGTATCAACGATCGCACGCTGGATGAATTTTTCGGCCGTAAGACCGCGCGCATGATCGTACGCCAGCCTCTGGAGGCCGTCGGCATGGCCCAGAGTTTCAACGTCGATGTGACGGTCAAGGGCGGTGGGATTACCGGCCAGGCAGGCGCTATCCGTCATGGCTTGACCCGAGCCCTCATCGAGTACGACGAGACGCTGCGCAAGCCGCTGCGTGACGCAGGCTATGTGACCCGCGATGCACGCGAGGTCGAGCGCAAGAAGGTCGGTTTCCGCAAAGCCCGCCGCGGCACCCAGTTCTCGAAGCGCTGA